In Gemmatimonadaceae bacterium, a genomic segment contains:
- a CDS encoding GntR family transcriptional regulator: protein MLPFPITLEPGDSPYRQIVYAATRAMVSGELEAGARFPSVRELSQALKINPNTAQKAIAELIRDGLLEVRPGIGTVVAARRKSSAAERRALLSREVEQLIVEAKRLGLEESDVVHAVSLRWTELFGDKGRRP from the coding sequence ATGCTGCCGTTCCCGATCACCCTCGAGCCTGGTGATTCGCCGTACCGCCAAATCGTCTACGCCGCGACCAGAGCCATGGTCTCGGGCGAGCTCGAGGCCGGCGCGCGATTCCCGTCGGTTCGCGAGCTGAGCCAGGCGCTCAAGATCAATCCGAACACCGCGCAGAAAGCGATCGCCGAGCTGATTCGCGATGGCCTGCTCGAGGTGCGGCCGGGCATCGGAACGGTGGTCGCGGCGCGGCGGAAGTCGTCGGCGGCCGAGCGGCGCGCGTTGCTCTCGCGCGAAGTCGAGCAGCTCATCGTCGAAGCGAAGCGTCTCGGGCTCGAGGAGTCCGACGTCGTGCACGCGGTGTCGCTTCGCTGGACGGAACTCTTCGGTGACAAAGGCAGGAGGCCCTGA
- a CDS encoding TonB-dependent receptor, with protein MSPRRFLYALAIAAIALVAPRASLFAQDADIIRGRVVGPDKKPVENVTVTATSLVSQTSRTVKTNKDGRFSIIFSGGGGDYMMAYTGIGFQPTRFEVKREIDEDILVADASMSKTAVTLEAVRVNAGRQRPDQNGNALDAGSREQSLNTANMPLDVLGDLSAMAATLPGITLIPGSDGAANQFSVLGLGGDQNNITLNGLNFGSSDLPRDATTQTRVTTSTFDPSRGGFSGAQISLRTTSGTNYKVRSIHQTVDAPSLQYTDAIGRQLGQQFTNLQFSGNAAGPFTYDKAFYSFSWQVGRRANNLQDLLNTDPLALERVGVSADSVARLLTMLSGLNIPTSTSAIPSQHLTQNGSFLSSFDFAPSGGHNYNVTLSGRWNGQDATSLQTTAVPIHGGETQNYGGTLQARHSAYFFDNFLDQTSGSFQVSKSQGDPYVELPSASVRVNSTFADGNAGVSSLVFGGNTGLPRNSVTTSGEFQNELSWISLDNKHRFKFGQDFRYNRYSQDNTTNRFGTFVYNSLSDFQNGIPASYSRRLFVNRRLGDDLGASAWLGDAYRRTPRLQITYGVRLDGSDFQGNPQFNAQLDSVFGKRNDAVPRGLYVSPRLGFSWTYGTNPQIGGFEGAFRGSRGQVSGGIGEFQNLPNSQLIAGAVDQTGLPNAAQQLSCVGAAVPVPNWIDYLQSTGSIPTTCAGGTTAFSSTVPNVTLFAPDYIPQRSWRANLQWNAPVLNNRFRLSSGATYSLNLNQQSQIDLNFDRVARFTLPTENRPVYVNPTSIIPVTGSILSRDARVTQSYAQVTDFLSDLKSHSSQLSFGVSPIAFNSSFQWNLTYIWQKVTAETRGFGGGTTASDPYLTQWARANGDWRHQFTYTLGYTLKQAVSFTAFGRVQSGNPFTPMVSGDVNGDGYNNDRAFVYDPSKTSDATLSSAMQNLLNTAPSSVRDCLKKQLNSVAGMNSCEGPWSTSLSLRVSLISQAMKVVPDRATISLGIANPLTGLDALIHGSNNLHGWGAPSFTDPNLLFVRGFDPATNSYKYDVNPRFGANRQASALNLAPMQLTLDVRVDVGPERERQDLFLRLRGGRGGKGNKASEQQLKQQYIRSYPNPFEQMLRQQDSLQLSDNVADSIAILNKTYGKVIDSIWTPVAKYLAGLPEKYDLDEAYTRVSAAQNKSLDEMSIYGPAAKQLLTAEQIRKLPAYIALFLDNQAIRQVRPGRAGGGRGGFFGG; from the coding sequence GTGTCTCCCCGTCGTTTCCTATACGCCCTCGCGATCGCGGCGATCGCACTCGTCGCCCCGCGCGCTTCATTGTTCGCGCAGGATGCCGACATCATTCGCGGCCGCGTCGTCGGCCCAGACAAGAAGCCTGTCGAAAACGTCACCGTCACCGCGACGTCGCTCGTCAGTCAGACGTCGCGCACGGTAAAGACGAACAAGGATGGCCGCTTCTCCATCATCTTCAGCGGCGGCGGCGGCGATTACATGATGGCCTACACCGGCATCGGCTTTCAGCCCACGCGGTTCGAGGTGAAGCGCGAGATCGACGAAGACATTCTCGTCGCCGACGCATCGATGTCGAAGACCGCGGTGACGCTCGAGGCGGTGCGGGTCAACGCCGGCCGCCAACGTCCCGATCAGAACGGCAACGCGCTCGACGCCGGCAGTCGTGAGCAATCACTCAACACGGCGAACATGCCGCTCGACGTGCTCGGCGATCTCTCGGCGATGGCCGCGACGCTGCCGGGCATCACGCTCATCCCGGGCTCGGACGGCGCCGCGAATCAATTCTCCGTCCTCGGACTCGGCGGCGATCAGAACAACATCACGCTCAACGGCCTGAACTTCGGCTCGAGCGATCTGCCGCGAGACGCCACGACACAAACGCGCGTCACGACCTCCACGTTCGACCCCTCGCGCGGCGGCTTCTCGGGCGCGCAGATCTCGTTGCGCACCACCAGCGGCACCAACTACAAGGTGCGGTCCATCCATCAAACGGTGGACGCGCCGAGTCTCCAGTACACGGACGCGATCGGTCGCCAGCTCGGCCAGCAATTCACGAACTTGCAATTCAGCGGCAACGCGGCGGGCCCGTTCACCTACGACAAGGCGTTCTACTCGTTCTCGTGGCAGGTGGGACGCCGCGCGAACAACCTTCAGGATTTGCTCAACACCGATCCGCTCGCGCTTGAGCGCGTCGGCGTGTCGGCCGATTCCGTGGCGCGCCTGCTCACGATGCTCAGTGGTCTCAACATCCCGACGTCCACGTCGGCGATTCCGAGCCAGCACCTCACGCAGAACGGCTCGTTCCTCTCGTCGTTCGACTTTGCGCCGAGTGGTGGGCACAACTACAACGTCACGCTGAGTGGCCGGTGGAACGGTCAGGACGCCACGAGCCTCCAGACGACCGCGGTGCCGATTCACGGCGGCGAAACGCAGAACTACGGCGGCACGCTGCAGGCGCGTCACTCGGCGTACTTCTTCGACAACTTCCTCGATCAGACGAGCGGCTCGTTCCAGGTCTCCAAGTCTCAGGGCGATCCGTACGTCGAGTTGCCCTCCGCCAGCGTCCGCGTGAACTCCACGTTCGCCGACGGAAACGCCGGCGTGTCGAGCCTGGTGTTCGGCGGCAACACCGGACTGCCGCGCAACTCGGTGACGACGAGCGGCGAATTTCAGAACGAGCTGTCGTGGATCAGCCTCGACAATAAGCATCGCTTCAAGTTCGGCCAGGACTTCCGCTACAATCGCTACTCGCAGGACAACACGACGAACCGCTTCGGCACGTTCGTCTACAATTCGCTGTCTGATTTTCAGAACGGCATTCCGGCGAGCTACAGCCGCCGTCTGTTCGTGAATCGCCGCCTGGGTGACGATCTCGGTGCGTCGGCGTGGCTCGGCGACGCGTATCGCCGCACGCCGCGTCTGCAGATCACGTACGGCGTGCGCCTCGACGGCTCGGACTTCCAGGGCAATCCGCAGTTCAACGCACAGCTCGATTCGGTCTTCGGCAAGCGCAACGACGCGGTTCCGCGCGGCCTGTACGTGAGTCCGCGCCTGGGCTTCAGCTGGACGTACGGGACCAATCCGCAGATCGGCGGGTTCGAGGGCGCGTTCCGCGGTTCGCGCGGTCAGGTTTCCGGCGGAATCGGCGAGTTCCAGAATCTTCCGAACTCGCAGCTCATCGCCGGCGCGGTCGATCAAACCGGCCTGCCAAACGCGGCGCAGCAATTGAGCTGTGTCGGCGCGGCGGTGCCGGTTCCGAACTGGATCGATTACCTGCAGAGCACGGGCTCCATTCCCACGACGTGCGCCGGCGGGACGACGGCCTTCTCGAGCACGGTGCCGAACGTCACCTTGTTCGCGCCGGACTACATCCCGCAGCGCAGCTGGCGCGCGAATCTCCAGTGGAACGCGCCGGTGCTCAACAACCGCTTCCGACTCTCGAGCGGCGCGACGTATTCACTGAATTTGAATCAGCAAAGTCAGATCGATCTGAACTTCGACCGTGTCGCGCGGTTCACGCTGCCGACGGAAAACCGGCCGGTCTACGTGAATCCGACCAGCATCATCCCGGTCACCGGCTCGATTCTGTCGCGCGACGCGCGCGTCACGCAGAGTTACGCGCAGGTCACCGACTTCCTGTCCGACCTCAAGTCGCACAGCTCGCAGTTGTCGTTCGGTGTCTCGCCCATCGCGTTCAACTCGTCGTTCCAGTGGAACCTGACGTACATCTGGCAGAAGGTGACGGCCGAGACGCGCGGCTTTGGCGGCGGCACGACGGCCAGCGATCCCTATCTCACGCAGTGGGCGCGCGCCAACGGCGACTGGCGCCACCAGTTCACCTACACCCTGGGCTACACGCTCAAGCAGGCGGTCAGCTTCACGGCGTTCGGCCGGGTCCAGTCGGGCAATCCGTTCACACCGATGGTCTCCGGCGACGTGAATGGCGACGGCTACAACAACGACCGCGCGTTCGTCTACGATCCGAGCAAGACCAGCGATGCGACGCTGTCCTCCGCGATGCAGAATTTGCTCAACACCGCGCCGTCGTCGGTTCGGGACTGCCTCAAGAAGCAGCTCAACTCCGTCGCGGGCATGAACAGCTGCGAGGGCCCGTGGTCGACGAGCTTGAGCCTGCGCGTGTCGTTGATCTCGCAGGCGATGAAGGTCGTTCCCGATCGCGCCACGATCTCGCTCGGCATCGCCAACCCGCTCACCGGGCTGGACGCGCTGATCCACGGATCGAACAACCTGCACGGCTGGGGCGCGCCGTCGTTCACCGATCCGAACCTGCTGTTCGTGCGCGGCTTCGATCCGGCGACCAACAGCTACAAGTACGACGTCAATCCACGCTTCGGCGCCAACCGTCAGGCGAGCGCGCTCAATCTCGCGCCGATGCAGCTCACGCTCGACGTGCGCGTCGACGTTGGACCGGAACGCGAACGCCAGGATCTGTTCCTGCGCCTGCGCGGCGGCCGCGGCGGCAAGGGCAACAAGGCGAGCGAGCAGCAGCTCAAGCAGCAGTACATTCGCAGCTATCCGAATCCGTTCGAGCAGATGCTGCGGCAGCAGGATTCGCTGCAGTTGAGCGACAACGTCGCCGACAGCATCGCCATCCTGAACAAGACGTACGGCAAGGTCATCGACTCGATCTGGACGCCCGTCGCGAAGTATCTCGCCGGCCTGCCCGAGAAGTACGACCTCGACGAAGCCTACACGCGCGTGAGCGCGGCGCAGAACAAGTCGTTGGATGAGATGTCGATCTACGGTCCCGCGGCGAAGCAGCTCCTCACCGCCGAGCAGATTCGGAAGTTGCCGGCGTACATCGCGCTGTTCCTGGACAACCAGGCGATCCGCCAGGTGCGGCCGGGTCGCGCGGGCGGCGGTCGCGGAGGCTTCTTCGGGGGCTGA
- a CDS encoding DUF3108 domain-containing protein, producing MRTVLLLAAAASLTGGAGVVRVSSARQPAEEPTAFHVPFKVGEKLDYAAKVNFMSAGEASMSVEDISTIRGRPTYHTIFDVRGRVLFFHVNDHYESWFDTTSLVSLHHVQHIDETSYHNDKVYDFYPDRKVYVRNGEENPSVSQPLDEGSFIYFMRSVPLEVGKTYSFDRYYQPAKNPVIIKVDRREHIKVPAGEFDAIVVKPLIKSKGLFSENGNAEVWFSDDSSHTLLRLKSKLPVGTLYLELKQVEVASQK from the coding sequence ATGCGCACCGTACTTCTACTTGCGGCCGCCGCCAGCCTGACTGGCGGCGCCGGCGTCGTTCGTGTCAGTTCCGCTCGGCAGCCGGCCGAAGAGCCGACCGCCTTTCACGTCCCGTTTAAGGTCGGCGAGAAGCTGGACTACGCCGCGAAGGTCAACTTCATGAGCGCCGGCGAGGCGAGCATGAGCGTGGAAGACATTTCGACCATCCGCGGCCGCCCGACCTACCATACGATCTTCGACGTGAGAGGACGCGTGTTGTTCTTTCACGTGAACGATCATTATGAAAGCTGGTTCGACACCACCAGCCTCGTGTCGTTGCATCACGTCCAGCACATCGACGAGACCTCGTACCACAACGACAAGGTCTACGACTTCTATCCCGACCGGAAAGTCTACGTCCGCAACGGCGAGGAAAATCCAAGCGTCTCCCAGCCGCTCGACGAAGGGTCCTTCATCTACTTCATGCGCTCGGTGCCGCTCGAAGTCGGCAAGACGTACTCATTCGATCGCTATTATCAGCCGGCGAAGAATCCGGTGATCATCAAGGTCGATCGCCGCGAGCACATCAAGGTGCCCGCCGGCGAGTTCGACGCGATCGTCGTGAAGCCGCTCATCAAGTCGAAAGGCCTCTTCTCCGAGAACGGCAACGCAGAAGTCTGGTTCTCGGACGACAGCAGCCACACCCTGCTGCGACTCAAGTCGAAGCTGCCGGTGGGAACGCTGTATCTCGAGCTGAAGCAAGTCGAGGTCGCGAGCCAGAAGTAA
- a CDS encoding DsbA family protein — translation MPRSNFDRLSTAFTAVLVACALTVTGMMVRREFFPPVRAAAPVSLPPLDVSAQWDELTSHGTVIGSPSAPIRVVEFSDFQCPFCASVQSTLRTLRQRNPSRVAIVFRNYPLSNIHPFARQAATAAACANEQLRFEAYHDKLFAQQDSIGIKPWAQFAKEAGVPDLRAFETCVGRAPFDADVQRDVQLGQRIGVSGTPTIVVQGQMLRAAPTLETIEKMMAAEAPAAKRVSAVPVAAVPPRN, via the coding sequence ATGCCTCGATCGAACTTCGACCGTCTGTCCACCGCCTTCACCGCGGTGCTCGTCGCCTGCGCGCTGACCGTCACCGGCATGATGGTTCGCCGCGAATTCTTCCCGCCGGTGCGCGCCGCGGCGCCGGTCTCCCTTCCACCGCTCGACGTCTCCGCCCAGTGGGACGAGCTCACGTCGCACGGCACCGTCATCGGCTCGCCGTCGGCGCCAATTCGCGTCGTTGAATTCTCCGACTTTCAATGCCCCTTCTGCGCGAGCGTCCAAAGCACGCTGCGCACCTTGCGCCAGCGGAATCCGTCGCGCGTGGCCATCGTGTTTCGCAACTATCCGCTGTCGAACATCCACCCCTTTGCCCGTCAGGCGGCCACCGCCGCGGCCTGCGCCAACGAGCAACTGCGCTTCGAGGCCTACCACGACAAGCTGTTCGCCCAACAGGATTCCATCGGCATCAAGCCGTGGGCACAATTCGCGAAAGAGGCCGGCGTTCCCGACCTGCGCGCGTTCGAGACGTGCGTCGGGCGCGCCCCGTTTGACGCCGACGTGCAGCGCGACGTACAATTGGGTCAACGCATCGGTGTGAGTGGGACACCGACGATCGTCGTGCAAGGCCAAATGCTCCGGGCCGCACCAACGCTCGAGACGATCGAAAAGATGATGGCGGCCGAAGCGCCCGCGGCGAAGCGTGTGTCGGCTGTACCGGTCGCGGCTGTACCGCCGCGGAACTAA
- a CDS encoding ABC transporter ATP-binding protein: MSARTSAVEASRVTYRYGQIEALSDLDLSIPQGALYALLGANGSGKTTLLQILMGVRRAMRGSVSLFGVDSRALGLRERATISYIAEGQPLPEWMTLAQLEAYVAPLYATWDTALAAELRERFGLDATRKIGALSRGQQMQAALLCALAPRPRLLVMDEPFTGMDAVVKDDLVHGLLESSGRGDWTVLVCSHDIGELELLADWVGVLDAGRMLLSEPMDVLQSRFKRIEAAIGGDASVETVIARQTAEWMAVERAGRRMTFLVSDADADVEQRVARELPPGSQVAVRDASLREIFVALARSARRTRATRVDSARTQEVA; the protein is encoded by the coding sequence GTGTCCGCACGAACGTCCGCGGTCGAGGCAAGTCGCGTCACCTATCGCTACGGCCAGATCGAGGCGCTCAGCGATCTCGATCTCTCCATTCCGCAAGGCGCGCTCTACGCGCTGCTCGGCGCCAACGGATCGGGAAAGACGACACTTCTACAAATACTCATGGGCGTGCGTCGCGCCATGCGTGGGAGCGTGTCGCTGTTCGGCGTCGACAGTCGCGCGCTGGGATTGCGGGAACGCGCGACGATATCGTACATCGCCGAAGGGCAGCCGCTGCCGGAATGGATGACGCTCGCGCAACTCGAGGCGTACGTCGCGCCGCTGTACGCCACGTGGGATACGGCGCTCGCCGCCGAGCTGCGCGAGCGATTCGGCCTGGACGCCACGCGAAAGATCGGCGCGCTGTCGCGCGGGCAGCAGATGCAAGCCGCATTGCTCTGCGCACTGGCGCCGCGTCCGCGGCTGCTGGTGATGGACGAGCCGTTCACGGGCATGGACGCCGTGGTGAAGGATGATCTCGTGCACGGTCTCCTCGAATCGTCCGGCCGCGGCGACTGGACGGTGCTGGTATGCTCGCACGACATCGGCGAGTTGGAGCTGCTTGCCGACTGGGTGGGTGTGCTCGACGCGGGGCGCATGTTGTTGTCGGAGCCGATGGACGTGTTGCAATCGCGATTCAAGCGCATCGAAGCGGCGATCGGCGGCGATGCGAGTGTCGAGACGGTGATCGCACGGCAGACGGCGGAGTGGATGGCGGTCGAGCGCGCGGGCCGGCGGATGACGTTTCTCGTGAGCGACGCCGATGCGGACGTCGAGCAACGCGTGGCGCGCGAGCTGCCGCCGGGTTCGCAGGTGGCGGTACGCGACGCATCGCTGCGCGAAATCTTCGTCGCGCTGGCGCGGAGCGCGCGGCGCACGCGCGCGACGCGCGTCGATTCGGCACGTACACAGGAGGTCGCGTGA
- a CDS encoding ABC transporter ATP-binding protein, with protein MAKYDKSRAWAEARELVRDHRRSLSIGLALMIVNRLSGLVLPWTSKYLIDDVITKHDAKMLMPLAGIAAIATIVQAATSFSLSQVVSIAAQRAITEMRKRVQAHVLRLPVSYFDSTKTGVVISRIMNDAEGVRNLVGTGLIQLLGSILTALMAVGILFYVNWKLTGATVVALAAFGYAMTTAFKRLRPLFRDRGAITAEVTGRLTETVGGIRLVKVYTAEARERLVFARGAHKLFRNVAKTITGTSAVGAGAALVIGIVGVLLIVIGGHSVLNGSMTLGDMFMYVFFMGLLAAPLIQISSISTQVSEAFAGLDRIAEIRNMATEDQSDASKESIADVEGTVEFHDVSFEYVANTPVLKHVSFAAPAGSTTALVGSSGSGKSTLIGLVMAFNHPHSGRVLVDGHDIANLRLRDYRSQVGVVMQDNFLFDGTVRENIAFSKPGATDEEIRTAAHIAHCDEFVSRFEQGYDTIVGERGVKLSGGQRQRVAIARAVLADPRILILDEATSSLDSESEAMIRDGLRSLRRGRTTFVIAHRLSTIESADQILVLEDGQIVERGTHRELLALGGRYRQLYERQYGAEKDRFINPGEDFLSVAPRDVVRKI; from the coding sequence ATGGCCAAGTACGACAAATCCCGCGCTTGGGCCGAGGCTCGCGAGCTGGTTCGAGACCATCGCCGCTCGCTCAGCATCGGTCTCGCGCTGATGATCGTCAATCGCCTCTCCGGGCTCGTGCTCCCGTGGACGTCCAAGTACCTGATCGATGACGTCATCACGAAGCACGACGCGAAGATGCTCATGCCGCTCGCCGGCATCGCCGCCATTGCGACGATCGTGCAGGCCGCCACCTCGTTCTCGCTGTCGCAGGTCGTGAGCATCGCGGCACAGCGCGCCATCACCGAGATGCGCAAACGCGTTCAGGCTCACGTCCTTCGCCTGCCCGTCTCGTACTTCGATTCGACGAAGACCGGCGTCGTCATCTCGCGCATCATGAATGATGCCGAAGGCGTGCGCAACCTCGTCGGCACCGGCCTCATTCAACTCCTTGGCAGCATCCTCACCGCGCTCATGGCGGTCGGCATTCTGTTCTATGTGAACTGGAAGCTGACCGGAGCCACCGTCGTCGCACTGGCCGCCTTCGGCTACGCGATGACGACCGCGTTCAAGCGTCTACGCCCACTCTTCCGCGACCGCGGCGCGATCACCGCCGAAGTCACCGGGCGTCTGACCGAGACGGTCGGCGGAATTCGCCTGGTCAAGGTCTACACCGCCGAAGCGCGCGAGCGGCTCGTCTTCGCGCGCGGCGCGCACAAGCTGTTTCGCAACGTCGCCAAGACCATCACCGGCACGTCCGCCGTCGGTGCGGGCGCGGCGCTGGTGATCGGGATCGTCGGCGTGCTGCTCATCGTCATCGGCGGCCACTCGGTGCTGAACGGCTCGATGACGCTGGGCGACATGTTCATGTACGTCTTTTTCATGGGCCTCCTCGCCGCGCCGCTCATTCAGATTTCGTCGATCAGCACGCAGGTCAGTGAAGCGTTCGCGGGACTCGACCGCATCGCCGAGATCCGCAACATGGCGACCGAGGATCAATCCGACGCGTCGAAGGAATCGATCGCCGACGTCGAAGGCACCGTCGAATTCCACGACGTGAGCTTCGAGTACGTCGCGAACACGCCGGTGCTCAAGCACGTCTCGTTCGCGGCGCCCGCGGGTTCGACGACCGCGCTCGTCGGCTCGAGCGGATCCGGCAAGAGCACGCTGATCGGCCTCGTGATGGCATTCAACCACCCGCACAGCGGCCGCGTGCTCGTGGACGGACACGACATCGCCAACCTGCGGCTGCGCGATTACCGCTCGCAGGTTGGCGTCGTGATGCAGGACAATTTCCTCTTCGACGGCACCGTCCGCGAGAACATCGCCTTCAGCAAGCCGGGCGCGACCGACGAAGAGATTCGCACCGCGGCGCACATCGCGCACTGCGACGAGTTCGTGTCGCGCTTCGAGCAGGGCTACGACACGATCGTCGGCGAACGCGGCGTGAAGCTGTCCGGCGGCCAGCGCCAGCGCGTCGCGATCGCGCGCGCCGTGCTGGCCGATCCACGCATTCTCATTCTCGACGAGGCCACGTCGAGCCTCGACAGCGAAAGCGAAGCGATGATCCGCGACGGCCTCCGATCGCTCCGGCGCGGCCGGACGACCTTCGTCATCGCGCATCGGCTCTCCACCATCGAGAGCGCCGATCAGATCCTCGTGCTCGAGGACGGGCAAATCGTCGAGCGCGGAACGCATCGCGAGCTGCTCGCCCTCGGCGGACGTTATCGCCAGCTGTACGAGCGGCAGTACGGCGCCGAGAAGGATCGCTTCATCAATCCCGGCGAGGATTTCCTGTCGGTGGCGCCCAGGGACGTCGTTAGAAAAATCTAA
- a CDS encoding family 10 glycosylhydrolase: MKICSLLVSLLLFGATPGEAQAPPAIQREFRAIWVATVANIDWPSKPGLSTWDQQRELLAILDRAASLHLNAVILQVRPGADAFYASPYEPWSQFLTGRQGRAPEPPWDPLAFAVEQAHKRGLELHAWFNPYRAAYTRDTAFAASHITQKDPAAIWRYDRFLWMDPGDADVRRRSVRAIVDVAKRYDVDGIHIDDYFYPYPVNDASGKQIDFPDSLTYARYVKSGGTLAKDAWRRDNVNKLVEALYKGVHAAKPWVKVGISPFGIWRPGNPEQIKGFDAYAEIYADSKLWLQKGWADYFAPQLYWPIAPPQQSFPVLLDWWRSVNVKGRHIWPGLATYRIAENSARRIPAQEILNEIDTMRVRATDIGHIHFNTTVLMKDADSVDEQLMTRYAQPALIPASPWLGAKPPARPRAALALDAETKEPIVKLVPAAKSLVWLWTVRSRANGVWTSEVLPGWLRSHRLPFAADSVVVTAVSRTGVESAVVTAR, from the coding sequence ATGAAAATTTGTTCGCTTCTCGTTAGCCTTCTCTTATTCGGCGCGACACCGGGAGAAGCACAAGCGCCTCCCGCCATCCAGCGCGAGTTTCGCGCGATCTGGGTCGCCACAGTCGCCAACATCGACTGGCCGTCCAAACCGGGACTCTCTACCTGGGATCAGCAGCGCGAGCTGCTCGCGATACTCGATCGCGCGGCATCACTCCATCTCAACGCCGTGATACTTCAGGTTCGTCCGGGTGCTGATGCGTTCTACGCATCGCCGTACGAACCGTGGTCGCAGTTTCTCACCGGGCGGCAGGGCCGCGCGCCGGAGCCGCCGTGGGATCCACTCGCGTTCGCGGTCGAGCAGGCGCACAAGCGCGGGCTCGAGCTGCACGCGTGGTTCAATCCGTATCGCGCCGCGTACACGCGAGACACCGCGTTCGCGGCGTCGCACATCACGCAGAAGGATCCCGCGGCGATCTGGCGCTACGATCGATTTTTGTGGATGGATCCGGGCGACGCCGACGTCCGACGCCGTTCGGTGCGGGCCATCGTGGACGTCGCCAAGCGATACGACGTCGACGGCATCCACATCGACGACTACTTCTATCCGTATCCGGTAAACGACGCGTCGGGGAAGCAGATCGATTTTCCGGATTCGCTCACATACGCGCGATACGTCAAGTCGGGTGGCACGCTCGCCAAGGACGCCTGGCGGCGTGACAACGTGAACAAGCTCGTCGAAGCGCTCTACAAAGGAGTGCATGCGGCGAAGCCATGGGTGAAGGTCGGCATCAGCCCGTTCGGCATTTGGAGACCGGGCAATCCGGAACAGATCAAGGGCTTCGACGCATACGCCGAGATTTACGCCGATTCCAAGTTGTGGCTTCAGAAAGGGTGGGCCGACTATTTCGCGCCGCAGCTCTACTGGCCGATTGCCCCACCGCAGCAGAGTTTTCCCGTGCTGCTCGACTGGTGGCGATCGGTGAACGTCAAAGGCCGCCATATCTGGCCGGGGCTCGCGACGTATCGCATCGCCGAGAATAGCGCGCGCCGGATTCCGGCGCAGGAGATTCTCAACGAGATCGACACCATGCGCGTGCGCGCGACGGACATTGGACACATCCACTTCAACACGACGGTCTTGATGAAGGATGCGGACAGCGTCGACGAACAGTTGATGACCCGATACGCACAACCCGCGTTGATTCCGGCATCGCCGTGGCTCGGCGCGAAACCGCCGGCGCGTCCGCGTGCGGCGTTGGCGCTCGACGCGGAGACGAAGGAGCCCATCGTGAAACTCGTACCGGCCGCGAAAAGTTTGGTGTGGCTCTGGACGGTGCGCTCGCGCGCCAACGGCGTGTGGACGAGCGAGGTGTTGCCGGGCTGGCTGCGGTCGCATCGATTGCCGTTCGCGGCGGACTCGGTGGTCGTGACGGCGGTGAGCCGAACCGGTGTCGAGAGCGCGGTGGTGACTGCGCGATGA